The Candidatus Nitrosocosmicus arcticus sequence AAACTAGGAAAAATTAGCAAAGGCAATGTTTGGATATTGATGTTATTATTATGTACTTTTACATCGGTAGCATCAATGTTCGTTGATAATGTTACTACTATTTTACTAATGATTCCAGTTACACTTTCTATAACACGAACGCTAAGAATTCATCCAATTCCATTTATTATGGCACAAGTTATGGTATCAAATATTGGAGGAGCCGCAACTCTTATTGGCGACCCTCCAAATATCCTAATTGGTTCAGCGGCAGGAATTGACTTTAACTCTTTTTTGATTTACATGGGACCAACAATTGCCATTGTTTTTGGATTTTCCTTACTCCTAATCAAATTGTTCTTTAAAAAAGAGTTAAAAGTTGAACAAAAATTAGAACAGCAAGAAGATATCCAACAGTTAATGCATAGAGATGAAAATGCAATATTAATACATCATAAAGGATTACTGATAAAATCCTTAATTGTATTAATAGGCGTAATTATACTATTTTCTTTGCAGACAATTACCCATTTAGAAGTATCAATCGTAGCAATTGGAGGCGCTGCAGTATTATTAATTATAAGCAGAGTTTCATTAGAAAAAATTCTGCATGAAGTCGATTGGGCTACTCTGTTATTCTTTGTAGGTTTATTTGTTATTGTTGGAGTTGCGGAACACGCTGGATTGATAAATATACTTGCAAATCTAGCTCTAGACATAACTGGTGGTAACCCTTGGGTAACTTTTGTTATGGTTATTTGGTTGGCAGGTATTGCAAGTGCCTTTGTAGATAATATTCCCTTTACAACTACAATGATTCCGCTGATTCATACTCTAAACGGCGACCCGACAATTGCAGCTTCCTTTGGAAGTGAAAGTGGTTATCAATTTAGTCCTTTATGGTGGGCTTTGGCATTAGGAGCGGACCTGGGAGGTAACGGCACTTTAATTGGTTCTAGTGCAGGAGTAGTTGCTGCAGGACTAAGTGAAAAGTTTGGACATCATATATCTTTTACAAGATGGATAAGAATTGGTTTTCCATTAATGCTCATAACTCTGGCAATCGGAACAGTAGTTCTTTACGGATTTCTTCTATTTCTACATTAATCAGATAAATGGATTGGATATTTCAAATGTTTCCCCTCTATCAATGATTAATCTCAGCTCTAATTCTTTAGTTTATTTAATCCCTTTTTATAAGCCGCTATTCACAGATAGAAGAATGATTCCTTTGTGAAGGATTATTGAACTTTAGACCTTTAGAAGACTTTGTAACATCTTCATTGGTCAACACCTTTTTCTTTTTTTATATTTCATCCAGATTTTCTATTCCGTATTTTCTTCAGGTTCTAGATCATGTTGATACTTGTCTCATTGTAGAGTAGAAGAGAACTCTGATTTGTTTAAGAATGTATAACTATCGCCAATTATCTTATCTTTTATTATTCTGATTTTTGATTTCTTTTTCATTTCCTTTTCACTTTTATATTGAACATACTACTGAATTCCGTTGAAACATTCCTCATCTATTGATAATAAATAAATGAAATCGAGATTTTGATAATGATTTTATAGTAAGAATTAGAGTAATAGTAAAAGTAGGGTTAAGAATAAAGACATCAACAAGGAAAATCGTAACGTTATCTACCCCTCAAGTTTTTGTGCCTATACAAAAATGAAAGTAGCGAAATTTATTTTTCTTCAAATTATTTATCCTATTTATAGACTATAAGTAACAGCATTTGAATTACTTAGGTGCAACGATTTTATTATTCTATTGTCTAAACACTTATGACCGGATTGTAGCCTTTTGATTCTTAACTTTATGTTTTTCGCACGTTGGTCAACAATGCGGATATGTTTCTACGCTAATAGTACATTATAGTTGTAAAAAATCTTATAAAAATTTGATCTGTATATAAACTTGATTCTTGTTTCTATAGAATTACGATCTGCAAAGAAAATTAATGGCATCCGACTCATGAAACATATACAGACTCTAATAAACAATCGAATTACAAAAGAGGTATACAATTAGTAGTAGTAAAGCCTTGGTCCTCATTAGTGTTGTTACAGTTTAATGTACCATAATTTTGCATGAACAAACAAGCGGTGGTGCGACAATGATAGAAAAGATAGAAAACCACGCTTCAAGGGCCAATTTGCAATTATTATTCTTACTCCTGATGATATTGGGAGACTCAAGGACGCGACAAGCGAAAAGCCTTGCGCTCGTCAAAAAGTCATTTTCGAATTGGGTTATTTTTAGGTCGATTGGGAAGAAAATAATTTTATTGTTTATATAAGGAACGATGGAAATTCCATCCGATTTTAATGAGTATTTTTTACTCCATTTAAAGAAGATGTCAAAGAAACCTATAGAGAATTGGCTAGAGAGTTGACGAACTCCGGCTATATCATTACTAAGTATTTATAATATCAAGGTGAACATTTACAAATTACGCTATCTCTAATACTATACTAAATTGTTACTAAAATCTAAACTTGGTATCAAGTCCGGTGGGATCAAGTTCCCTATGGTATAAGGGTTCGGTTGAAATGACTTGGATATCCACATGAGTCTATTAAAGGAAGTATAAAATGGCCACTTTTTATCAAAAATGTTTAGGGCGGATTTGTTCAAATCAGCAGGTTTTGTTTTCTTTTCTTTTTCGTTAATTAGATAATACTTTATACTCTAGGAGACAAAATAATTAAAAACAATCTTTCCAGACAACCAAGCGTTAATCCTACAACAAGCCTTGGAATCCATTTAGGTAAGCGAACCAGGATTATTCCTATTACATGTCAATTAATTAATACTTGACTCGAATCGAGTGGGATACGCGGCAAAAATGACATGGAACCGTTACAACATATTAATGGTTCAGGATTCAGGTTCAGTGGCCAGTCTCTTTGAGAGTCGAGGTTTGCAGAAAGAAATGAATAATTGAAAAGGGATAATCTTACAGGCTATTGTCTTGTCCAAAGAAAAAGGTGATGGACTTAATAGTTAAGTCCAGGGCCCAAAGCATTGGTTTCATCTGTGATACAGAAACTTAGCGCATCCTGTTGTATTTGGGTAAACCCGGGTTGGGCGGCTGCCAAGATGCTATTAATTTCATCCAATACCAATTGTCTATCGTTTCGAGTCATGACCTCATTTTTCATTAAATCCCATACGCCCTTCATATCAGTTATTGGACCGCTGCCTCCAGCTATATTTTCATTTATTGATGTTAGTTGGTTGTTCGCAGATAGTAAGGAGAAAAAGCTCTGAACACTTTTTGTGTAATTTTGAACATCGCCAGTGCTTACCTTCGCTTCTCCAATTATCTTGAAACAATCCGTTGTGGCATTACTGAGGCCCTTGAAATGTGAGTGCATAGGACAAGTATCTATGTTATCGTTTGTCCTGAAACAATCATTGGGGTCGTTTCCTGGGCTTTGTGCTACCACAGACGAATCTGAAACATTTCCGGGTGTTAAATGGGGATGTTTGCTCAAGCCAGATAATTCCGCTACGACAGACGAATCTGAAAGATTACCGAGGCCTTGTGCTACCATAATCGAATTTGAAACATTTCCGAGGCTTTGTGCTACCACAGACGAATCTGAAAGAGAGGTTACTGCTGTGAGTCCGGCTATGGCAAAGGCCAGTACAACGAACATACCCACTGTTTTTCCTTTTTGGGATATATTTGTATTAAACATTTCACTAATCTCCAAATCACATCAACACCTATTTGACTACCTCAAAGATACCCATCATGCCAAAGTCCCCATGGAACATCAGGTGGCAGTGATAGACGGATTTTCCTACAAAATCATCAAACGGGATTCGAATGACCACTTCACCTTCAGTCGGAATAATAACTGTATCTTGGTACCCGTGAGCGTCATATGGTTTTCCGTTAACTGACATTACCTGAAAGTCATTTACATGGATATGAAATGGATGAATGTTGCCGGATGAGATTTTATCAAGGTTTACTAACTTCCACTCCTCTACAGTTCCAAGCTTCGCTGTTATATCTACTCTATTAGGATCAAAGGTCGTGTTATTTATCTCGTAGATCCAATCTCTATCATTTGATGAGAAATTAAGGACTCGGTAATTAGAGATGTTCGCATTACTCAGGTCCCTCTCTGGAATTAAGCTTGTTGGAAGGGTATCTGCAGGTTTCACTTCTGTTTGGTTGCCTTGTACATTTACAGTCGCAACGTGTGAATCGTACGGTGCAGTAAAGGGGTTAGCAGGAACTCCTAATGGAATAGACCCACTCCCGTTGGCAGTTACCAATACATCAAACCGTTTTCCTGATGGGAAGAAAAGAGTATCATTATTCCATACTTCCCAAACCGGACTTCCATCTTCTGTTATAACATGGAATTTGTTGCCGGGGAGTGTAAGTGTGTATTCATTCTCAGAACCGATGTTGGCAAGGCGCCATAGCTGGGTCTCGCCTGATGTAATGTTGATAACCGGATTGACTTCCCCGTTAACGGTTAGGCTTTCATGGCCTGACATTGTGTTACTCAAATTATGTGTAGTAACGAATAGATTGTCAAATGGAAAATCCTTCATGGCAACGGCCTGTGTAGTGATATTCTGTAATGGCTCTGGCAATAACTTTTCTAAACCTTCAATAATAAACAAGCCAGACAGACCTGCCGAAACTTGTCCATAAGAAAGTTTATGTAAATGTGAATGATACCAATTCGTGCCTGGGTCGTGATTTTTCGGAATATCGAGAACATAATGCTGTGTCTTACCTGGCTCAACATCCAGAAATATATTATCAGAAGTATTTCCAGGAGACACATGAAGTCCATGAAAATGGAGGTTGGTAGACTCATTGAGATTGTTTACCAAATCAATCTCCACTCTGTCTCCAGGATAGACATGGAAAGCGGGCCCCACGAGAGAACCATTGTATGCCATTCCAGTGATTGTCTTGTTGTCCACTTTACCTATCTTGTAATCTGCAACAAGTGTGGTTTGCAAAACACCGTCTTTGCTGTATACGTCTACAGGCTTTGAAAAGTTCATCCCAGCCAAATGATCCTTATCATTTATTTTTGCTAATACTTGTTCGCTATAAATATCAGAAAAAGGCAAGGATTGATTTTGGGCGAAAGCATTATAATTTGAATGATCAAATGCAAACGTTACCAAAACAAATATCGATATAGTAAGGGTACATAGTAAGGTACAAGTCTTGATCTGGGACCGTATGTGTTGGATCATCGAATTACTCCCTCCATCAATTGACCATTCCAAACAATTCCGCTTAGTTTAGAATCCAAAATGTATTTTCCATTATCATAATAATAATAATTTATAGTGCAAAGAATCATGGGTAACCAATTTTATAATAAATGTTATATAAGTTTTGTCTTATTTTGGGATTTTTTGACCATAAATACAAAATACAAAAGTACCTTTGAATTATGAACGGAATACTAGGAAAAATCTATCTAGGGGCATAAAATATTATTAATGCACCTGCAAGTACTACTGCTCCCCCGATTATTTCAAATCTATCAGGATTCTTTTTATCTATTATTAAACCCCAGACAATGGCCATCACTACAAATATACCACCATATGCAGCATATACTCTACCAAAATTCGAAGGTTGTAGTGTTGGAATAATTCCGTACAAGAAAAGTACAAATCCTCCAACGAGGCCTATACTTATTTTTTTTCTTACTCTTAGCCACTGCCAGACGAGATAGCCACCACCTATTTCAAGAAAGGCCGCTACTAGGAACAGTCCAAAAGAAGAAAAAATAAACAGAAAACTATCATTACTCGGAAGGATTGAGTCCAATTTTTTCACCGTTCTTTCGAGGATAGTAAAAAATAATAGCAACCCCTAAACTTGCAACTATTGTTCCAAGTATGTCAAACATATCAGGAATAACGCCTTCAAAAAAGTATCCCCAAAATATTGCCATTATTATAAAGATTCCACCATAGGCGGCATAAGTCCTATGAAAATGAGCTTTTTGAAATGTTGGAACTACTCCATAAAGGAATAACACCAATCCACCAAAAGCTCCAAATATCCAACTGTAGCTTTCTCTTAACCATAACCATACCAGATAACCTCCACCTATCTCACATAGGCCAGCGATAAAGAAGAAAAATAGTGAATACAAAACATCTTTTAGTCTTATCAAAATTGTCACGCTGCAGTAATATGTGAAATAGTCATTTACTAGACCATTTCCTCATCCACTGTAGTAGATTAATAATTGATTCCGTAAGTTCTTGGCCTTTAGGGGTAAGCCTATATTCAACTCGCGGCGGAATCTCATTAAAGGATTGTCTGTTTAAGATGCCACTCTTTTCCAATTCCTTTAATCGGATTGTAAGAGTCTTACTGCTAAAACCTTTCATTGACTTTCTAAATGTCAAGTATCTAACTGGGTTAGTAGAACAGCAAAGAGGTATCAATATTTCTAGAGTTCCTCTCTTAGTAATTATCTTTCTTAATTCAGATGTTTCTTTCATTAAATATTCCACATCATAACCATAAAAATTGCAAGAATTATTTTCCTCCAGTACGGGTAGCTTACTTGTTTTTAGAGAGGTCTTATCATGCCTGTTATCCTTTGGTTTCCCTGACTTCACTTATTTTACCATTTTACTCTTACCAACTTAAATAGTTTCTTTTGTAAACCTATACCTATGGATAAACAATTACGTTTAAAGGAGAAGATTCAAGAACAATATGGAAAGATTGCACTAGACGGAAATTCTAATTCTTGTTGTATACCCTCTAGCGACTGCTGCGGTACATCTGAAATTATCCTTTCTCCCTTTGAATCATCAAAGACTGTTGGGTATGATTCAGACAAACTAAAGTTGATTCCTGAATCTTCTGTATTAGGAGTAGGATGTGGAAATCCCATTAGATTTGCAGATATTAATGAAGGCGATACCGTAGTCGACTTAGGTTCAGGAGCAGGGATTGACGTATTTCTTGCAGCCAATTTCGTGAAAGAAAGCGGAAAAGTCATTGGAATTGATATGACAGAAAATATGCTCAACAAAGCAAGAGAAAATGCTGAAAAACATGGTTACAAGAATGTTGAATTCAGACAAGGCGATATTGAAAAAAGGGTACCAGTTGAGGATAATTCTGTTGATCAAGTTATAAGTAATTGCGTTATTAATCTGACAACAAATAAGGAAAATACGTTCAAAGAAATGTACCGAATTCTTAAATCAGAAGGAAAAGGAAAAATGGTTATATCAGATCTAGTTACATCTAAGGAAATAGCTCCAGATTCTATCAATGCAGACAATTGGTGTAGCTGTATTGATGGTGCATTAACAAAAGAAAACTACATTGATAGTATTAAAAAAGCTGGTTTTACCAACATTGAGATACTAGATGAGAAATTATACATGGAGTTAGATGAATACAAAGACCAAGAAAATCAAGAAAAAAGACAAATTACTAGTATCTCCATCAAGGCTGTTAAAAAATAAGATTACCAAGAGAAGTAATTTTAGATGAAAATTTCATTTGGCAAAAAGTCCTCTGATGATACAAAAAAAACTATCCTCTTTGTATGCGTTCAAAATGCAGGGAGAAGTCAGATGGCAGAAGGTTTCTTTAGAAAGTACGCACAAAAACGCTACGAAACGGTTAGTGCAGGTACAGTTCCAACTTCTCAAATTAATCCGATTACAGTAGAGGTCATGAAAGAAGTTGGAATAGATATCAGCAGTCAAAAGCCTAAAGATTTGACAGAAGATATGATGCGAAATGCAACAACAATAGTCAATATGGGTTGTATGGACGATAAATACTGTCCTGCATTATTTTTATCAAAAGTTATAGACTGGGGTATTGAAGATCCAAAAGATAAGCCAATAGAGAAAGTAAGAGAAATAAGAGATGAAATTGAAAAAAGAGTATTGGAAATAATTGAGTCTACCAAAGATAATGCAATTCCAGTTTAAAGTAACTCTTTATATAGTTCAGTTAAAGTGATATCCAAGTAACTAGCAAATAATCATGTCAAAGGAATCTACTTTAGAATCTGTAATTGACAAACTGTCTACTAATCAAAAAAAGTTTGTCGCAGAAATCATAGGAACATTTATTGTTGTTGTTTTGGCAACAGGTTCAGTAGTTATTGATGCAAAGTTAAATGGTATTCTTGGATTACCATTTGTTGCATTTGCTCCTTTTGTGGGTGTTGCAATAGGTGTATATCTTTTTGGAAAAATCTCAATGGCTCATTTTAATCCTGCAGTATCAGTTGGATTTTTGATAACAAAGCACATCACAAGAAAGCTAATCGCTTTGTACCTATTAGCGGAGATTGTTGGTGCTTTTCTAGCAAGTCTTTTTGTAAGTATTGTAATAGGCAAAGAGGCAAACCTAGGAGCTAATGCGCCAAATTATTCATATCCTTTACCTCTAATATTTGGAATCGAAGTTTTGGCATCAGCTCTTTTAATGGCAGTGATATTGACTGTTGTTTATAGAAAAGGTTTGAAAGGATTCAGTGGTATTGTAATTGGAGGGATTGTTGGATTAGATATTTTGTTTTTGGCTTTTATATCTGGAGCGTCTATGAATCCTGCACGTTCGTTAGCGCCTGCATTGTTATCTGGGGTATGGACCGATTTATGGTTGTACTGGACTGCAACATTTGTTGGTACCTCAGTGATTGCATTGATATATAGAAAAAAGTTTGAATGAATAACAAATATTAATCCACTATTGGTAACATCCGTAACTTGGTGCTATTTGTTTTGACCTGTTGTTTCGCATAGACAATATTTGATGTACATATAATAATACGACTAGCAAATATTAGAGTTTATTAAGACAATTCTGCAATATTTCATAGTATCTTTTTTCCTTTAAAGGACCAATAAATCAATAACACATAAGAAATCACAGTTACTTTTTGAGGCATAAGTGAGTGTCAGACCCATGATTACATAACAGATCAAATGCAGTTCAGATGTCTGTTTATTATGGTGTTGAATCATGCATGAATCTAAATACTAGTATGTGAAACAAATTTGACTCATAATTGTCATTTAAATGAACTAATTAAATCGTCGCTGAAGATTGGAATCATTTATCTCATTCCAATATTTTTTAAAATATACTTATTGACCTAGTACCGTATGGTCTTCGTTAGAAGATAACGCAAATATTTTTCTACTTGATCAAGTCGTTAAGTCAAATAAAGCAAGTTTACTCTTATCTCTTTTTAATGCTATACGTTTCCCGGATATAACCAATGGCTAAACACACGACTCAAAATAGGAAGAGCAAAATATGAAAGCAAAACTACCAGTATGGCACTAAAAATTGCAACGTTTGCGAATAATGGCCATTCTCCGATAAATGGATTCAAGAGATATCGCGATATGGTGTTAATAAGATAGGCTGCAAAGAAAATAACTAGGGCCATTTTCCATCTTGGTGGTGGAGATTGGCTAAGGGTTTTCAAGCCCGGAAGTGTAAACCAAGTTTCCAAACCGCTAGACGTCTCGTAATGCCGGGTAGAGTAGTTGTTTGCTTCGTCTATTAGTTTTAATGATTCTTTGGAATTATCCCATTTTTCCATATCCGCTTTGTTATCAAATTTGCGGATTATATACCGATTAGATGGTTCACCCGCTCCAGGAATTATTATTGTAACGCTATGATACCCTAGCGCGTTCCTCTGAAGTGCCATATAACGCTTAAGCCAATTGTCGTAATCTTTCTCATGTCCAGGTTTTATATTCCTACATATTACGGAAGTGACCTCATTCTCATGTATGTCTGACATTTTCCCTGCATGATTTGCTATTCGATCGTTTGACATATGTCTTGTGGCACAAATTTTTGTGGCTACATCATCTTTGGATTTACTCTAAAGCATGTTCCAGTGGAAATCATGAGGATAGCCACTTGGGTTTATTTATTAAATAATAATAATTAAAATATAAAAAATAAAAAGAGATCGTGGTGCTGTTATTTGTAACTCTTAGCTAGTTATATGATTAGGCGCCTTCAGTGTTTGCTGGTTCTGATTCTGTGCTTCCTGTTGGTGCTGTGGGTTCAGTGGTAGTGGTTGTTAGTGCAGTAGAGGCCGTTGGTGCTGTTGTTACCGCAGTTCTTGTGATGCTAAATCGATAATAGTTGGACTAAATTCATTGGTAGTTGGATTAAAATTATTTATATGATAGGTTTGAGTTTCAGCCAAATTAGAACAGATCAGAACAGATTTGCATTTTCAATTTTCATTAATTGACCAATTTTTCGTCATGAATTCGACGTGAGCTGTTGTTTGATCAGATTAGTAAAATCTGAATCGGACATTTTCCTTTTTGCTTGGATTATGGCAGAAGCATCATTGCCCACCGTAAATCTTAGTCGCGGATCCTCTGAATTAATTGCTTCTAGTATGATCTTTGCCACTGCTTCTGGTGGTGATGATTCTGGGTTATTGACCATTGATTCAAAATAGCTCTTTATCCTTTGAGTCAGTGAGTAGTATGGTGAGTTTTGATCTACGGCTTTTTTAGCCAGGACACTGGAATTCATTATGTTGGTTTTGATAAAACCCGGTTCTATTAGAATTACCCTAATTCCAAAAGATTCTAATTCGTAAGACATTGATTCACATAGACCTTCTAATGCAAACTTTGTACTATTGTAAGCGGATAGAATCGGAACACCTACCTGTCCCCCAACTGAACTTATGTTCACTATTGTGCCGCCACCGTTCTGATTTCTCATTGTGGGTAGAACTGCCTGTGTTACTCTTATAGCCCCAAAAAAGTTTGTTTCAAATTGTGCCTTAATTTCCTCGATGGACAAATCCTCCAAAGCTCCAAAAACGCCAAATCCTGCATTGTTTACCAGTACATCGATTCTTTTACCCTCTTCGACTATTTTGTCTACGGCGTTCTTAACTATGGAATCATCATTAACATCAAGCTGAATGACTTGTAATGGCAATCTTTCTTTTTTCGCTATTTCCGTTATGTTTTTGGATTTCTCAATACTGCGCATAGTAGCAAATGTAATGAATCCATTCCTGGCCAAAAGGAGTGCAGTTTGAAATCCAATTCCGCTGGAACTACCCGTCACAACTGCAACTTTGCTTTCTTTTATAGACATAGCAAAAAATAAGAATAAGGTTATATAAATTAGTAATTTCATGATAGAAAATAATATCGGGGATTATTTTCAAGAGTGAAATATTGAAGGTATAACATTTACTGTATTTAAGAACGAATGGATATAATTTCAAAATCAATTCCTGTCACCCAAGTGCAAGTTAATCGAACATTAGCCGGAATTTAGACGAATCTTTTCTAATAGAGTGTATTTTGCAATCATAAATAGACCTAACAAAGTAAAAAAAGAAATTATGAAAATAAATCAGCTAATTAATTTCCAGATAGGTTTATGCTTTTTTCATGCTTTTGGATGTCTGACAAAACCATAAAACGCTCTCATAATGGAACACTAATGG is a genomic window containing:
- a CDS encoding multicopper oxidase family protein; this translates as MEWSIDGGSNSMIQHIRSQIKTCTLLCTLTISIFVLVTFAFDHSNYNAFAQNQSLPFSDIYSEQVLAKINDKDHLAGMNFSKPVDVYSKDGVLQTTLVADYKIGKVDNKTITGMAYNGSLVGPAFHVYPGDRVEIDLVNNLNESTNLHFHGLHVSPGNTSDNIFLDVEPGKTQHYVLDIPKNHDPGTNWYHSHLHKLSYGQVSAGLSGLFIIEGLEKLLPEPLQNITTQAVAMKDFPFDNLFVTTHNLSNTMSGHESLTVNGEVNPVINITSGETQLWRLANIGSENEYTLTLPGNKFHVITEDGSPVWEVWNNDTLFFPSGKRFDVLVTANGSGSIPLGVPANPFTAPYDSHVATVNVQGNQTEVKPADTLPTSLIPERDLSNANISNYRVLNFSSNDRDWIYEINNTTFDPNRVDITAKLGTVEEWKLVNLDKISSGNIHPFHIHVNDFQVMSVNGKPYDAHGYQDTVIIPTEGEVVIRIPFDDFVGKSVYHCHLMFHGDFGMMGIFEVVK
- a CDS encoding winged helix-turn-helix transcriptional regulator — its product is MKSGKPKDNRHDKTSLKTSKLPVLEENNSCNFYGYDVEYLMKETSELRKIITKRGTLEILIPLCCSTNPVRYLTFRKSMKGFSSKTLTIRLKELEKSGILNRQSFNEIPPRVEYRLTPKGQELTESIINLLQWMRKWSSK
- the arsM gene encoding arsenite methyltransferase — its product is MDKQLRLKEKIQEQYGKIALDGNSNSCCIPSSDCCGTSEIILSPFESSKTVGYDSDKLKLIPESSVLGVGCGNPIRFADINEGDTVVDLGSGAGIDVFLAANFVKESGKVIGIDMTENMLNKARENAEKHGYKNVEFRQGDIEKRVPVEDNSVDQVISNCVINLTTNKENTFKEMYRILKSEGKGKMVISDLVTSKEIAPDSINADNWCSCIDGALTKENYIDSIKKAGFTNIEILDEKLYMELDEYKDQENQEKRQITSISIKAVKK
- a CDS encoding SLC13 family permease, whose translation is MHKKYSIGILLIAIYIVILFTIPPLVFEKSVTPIIAGITVIMVAIYVLLGLDIIHRTAIAIFGAILSIILAIVLGSFQAENSLDFVIESIDFNTIGLLLGMMIMVAILGETGVFHQVGIKLGKISKGNVWILMLLLCTFTSVASMFVDNVTTILLMIPVTLSITRTLRIHPIPFIMAQVMVSNIGGAATLIGDPPNILIGSAAGIDFNSFLIYMGPTIAIVFGFSLLLIKLFFKKELKVEQKLEQQEDIQQLMHRDENAILIHHKGLLIKSLIVLIGVIILFSLQTITHLEVSIVAIGGAAVLLIISRVSLEKILHEVDWATLLFFVGLFVIVGVAEHAGLINILANLALDITGGNPWVTFVMVIWLAGIASAFVDNIPFTTTMIPLIHTLNGDPTIAASFGSESGYQFSPLWWALALGADLGGNGTLIGSSAGVVAAGLSEKFGHHISFTRWIRIGFPLMLITLAIGTVVLYGFLLFLH
- a CDS encoding YnfA family protein, with protein sequence MFIFSSFGLFLVAAFLEIGGGYLVWQWLRVRKKISIGLVGGFVLFLYGIIPTLQPSNFGRVYAAYGGIFVVMAIVWGLIIDKKNPDRFEIIGGAVVLAGALIIFYAPR
- a CDS encoding MIP/aquaporin family protein, whose protein sequence is MSKESTLESVIDKLSTNQKKFVAEIIGTFIVVVLATGSVVIDAKLNGILGLPFVAFAPFVGVAIGVYLFGKISMAHFNPAVSVGFLITKHITRKLIALYLLAEIVGAFLASLFVSIVIGKEANLGANAPNYSYPLPLIFGIEVLASALLMAVILTVVYRKGLKGFSGIVIGGIVGLDILFLAFISGASMNPARSLAPALLSGVWTDLWLYWTATFVGTSVIALIYRKKFE
- a CDS encoding SDR family oxidoreductase, whose protein sequence is MSIKESKVAVVTGSSSGIGFQTALLLARNGFITFATMRSIEKSKNITEIAKKERLPLQVIQLDVNDDSIVKNAVDKIVEEGKRIDVLVNNAGFGVFGALEDLSIEEIKAQFETNFFGAIRVTQAVLPTMRNQNGGGTIVNISSVGGQVGVPILSAYNSTKFALEGLCESMSYELESFGIRVILIEPGFIKTNIMNSSVLAKKAVDQNSPYYSLTQRIKSYFESMVNNPESSPPEAVAKIILEAINSEDPRLRFTVGNDASAIIQAKRKMSDSDFTNLIKQQLTSNS
- a CDS encoding arsenate reductase ArsC; the encoded protein is MKISFGKKSSDDTKKTILFVCVQNAGRSQMAEGFFRKYAQKRYETVSAGTVPTSQINPITVEVMKEVGIDISSQKPKDLTEDMMRNATTIVNMGCMDDKYCPALFLSKVIDWGIEDPKDKPIEKVREIRDEIEKRVLEIIESTKDNAIPV
- a CDS encoding YnfA family protein; the encoded protein is MYSLFFFFIAGLCEIGGGYLVWLWLRESYSWIFGAFGGLVLFLYGVVPTFQKAHFHRTYAAYGGIFIIMAIFWGYFFEGVIPDMFDILGTIVASLGVAIIFYYPRKNGEKIGLNPSE